The proteins below are encoded in one region of Nitrospira lenta:
- the pyk gene encoding pyruvate kinase gives MRKAKIVCTIGPASNSLTMLERLIEAGMDAARLNFSHGDHDTHAAAITAIRQAAERRQAAVAIIQDLQGPRIRVGELPDAGIMVKMGQSVRLQTMLARSGGQLGAQSIAAAHSAIPDIPVTYPYLARDLRPGARILINDGLIELLVDRISGGAAECTVVTGGAITSHKGINLPGTFVSAPTLTDKDREDIRFGIAHGVDYLALSFVRGPEDILAARALVAECGGTLPIIAKIERAEAVTALDAILEQADGVMIARGDLGVEMGPEAVPLLQKRIITEANRRRRLVITATQMLESMTQALRPTRAEASDVANAVFDGTDAVMLSAETAIGAYPVETVQVMGRIICAAEEGPEPGVKPKRHTDWGEMAFPEAICTAAASAAKAITAGVIVAFSERGTTAHLISKQRPAAPIIALTPFEPIRKRMALYWGVRPYTMPQIEQTDARVDEAARRLKAEGLAKTGERIVILSGTRIGQPGGTNLIKLHVVE, from the coding sequence ATGCGAAAGGCAAAGATAGTCTGTACGATCGGGCCCGCCAGTAATTCGCTGACGATGTTGGAACGGCTTATTGAAGCCGGCATGGATGCCGCCAGGCTGAACTTCTCCCATGGGGATCATGACACCCACGCGGCTGCCATCACCGCAATTCGTCAGGCGGCGGAGCGCCGCCAGGCGGCCGTCGCAATTATCCAGGATCTGCAGGGGCCCAGGATTCGCGTGGGCGAGTTACCCGATGCGGGAATCATGGTGAAAATGGGCCAATCGGTGCGGCTGCAGACGATGCTGGCGCGGTCCGGCGGTCAGCTCGGCGCACAGTCGATCGCCGCGGCACACTCCGCCATCCCTGACATCCCCGTCACCTACCCCTATCTGGCTCGCGATCTCAGACCCGGCGCGCGGATCCTGATCAACGACGGACTGATCGAACTGCTGGTCGATCGCATCTCCGGCGGAGCCGCCGAATGTACCGTCGTCACCGGAGGGGCCATCACCTCGCATAAGGGCATCAATTTACCGGGCACGTTCGTCAGCGCGCCCACCCTGACCGACAAAGACCGGGAAGACATCCGGTTCGGCATCGCCCACGGCGTCGATTACCTGGCCCTCTCCTTCGTCAGAGGGCCTGAAGATATTCTGGCCGCACGGGCATTGGTCGCCGAATGCGGCGGCACGTTGCCGATTATCGCCAAGATCGAACGGGCCGAAGCCGTCACCGCCCTGGATGCGATCCTGGAACAGGCGGACGGGGTCATGATTGCGCGGGGAGATCTGGGCGTTGAGATGGGTCCCGAAGCCGTGCCGCTGTTGCAAAAACGCATTATCACGGAAGCGAACCGCCGCCGCCGTCTCGTCATTACCGCCACGCAAATGCTGGAGTCGATGACCCAGGCCCTGCGTCCGACCAGAGCGGAAGCCTCGGATGTCGCCAATGCCGTGTTCGACGGCACCGATGCGGTCATGCTGTCAGCTGAAACAGCCATCGGAGCGTACCCAGTGGAGACGGTTCAAGTCATGGGTCGCATCATTTGCGCGGCAGAGGAAGGTCCCGAACCAGGCGTGAAACCCAAGCGTCACACCGATTGGGGAGAGATGGCCTTCCCCGAAGCGATCTGTACTGCAGCGGCCTCGGCCGCCAAAGCCATCACGGCCGGTGTGATCGTCGCCTTCAGCGAGCGGGGCACGACGGCGCACCTCATCTCGAAACAGCGACCGGCCGCACCGATCATCGCCCTCACCCCGTTTGAGCCGATCAGGAAGCGCATGGCCCTCTATTGGGGCGTGCGTCCCTATACCATGCCGCAAATCGAACAGACCGATGCCCGCGTGGACGAGGCCGCGCGACGGCTAAAAGCGGAGGGGCTGGCTAAAACCGGAGAACGGATTGTGATTCTTTCCGGGACTCGCATCGGGCAACCGGGGGGAACGAATCTGATCAAGCTGCACGTCGTGGAATAA
- a CDS encoding phospholipase D-like domain-containing protein, with protein sequence MRKTASGFVKVRAISGTYVVFLAFDMKEADAAGLMGFAIQRTDITDEETTWLRGNKTFPRIRISTGIEDASSHEHPFQAFQWADYSVKPGYKYRYRVIPMYGSPGALIEKPATSVTIETELRAGTKHDVHFNRGAIASQAFAKRFSGMTLDEAGAPAYEWLTRDLLPALLGFIGKAKGQAYSLHAAIYEVKWPEVLAAFKAAAASGADVKIIYHGNDDETGSDNGKEIATAKITSLCVPRVNAKLMHNKFIVLSKNGTPISVWTGSTNFSRNALYGQLNVGHAIHDKTLAKRFLAYWTELHGDPESNELKDWAGSENALPPPDDSDSLTPIFSPHRGRDVFDWWIDLARAPKPLFMTFPFGIVADFRPVFDRNDGVLRFALLDKYVNGGNAASRAAAIAEIERIRRHENIGMAVGHRLFVDWVDGWHQEGPGIGVNVNWVHTKFMLIDPLGKKPVTLTGSANFSEASVNTNDENMVLIRGDARVADIYFGEFMRVFAHHRFRESVKRYIDRYGAAAFNTWKPQDLFEDWRKWVPGHFKKNSEYDLKRRYFVGS encoded by the coding sequence ATGCGCAAAACGGCATCGGGCTTCGTCAAGGTGCGGGCTATCAGCGGGACCTACGTTGTTTTCCTGGCCTTCGATATGAAGGAGGCGGATGCGGCGGGGCTCATGGGGTTTGCGATCCAACGCACGGACATTACCGACGAGGAAACAACGTGGCTGCGCGGTAACAAGACGTTTCCCCGTATCCGTATATCCACGGGCATCGAAGATGCCAGCAGCCATGAGCATCCGTTCCAGGCCTTCCAGTGGGCGGATTATTCGGTGAAGCCGGGGTACAAGTACAGATACCGGGTGATTCCGATGTACGGCAGTCCCGGTGCCTTGATCGAAAAGCCCGCAACCAGCGTCACCATCGAAACTGAACTGCGCGCCGGTACCAAGCACGATGTGCACTTTAACCGTGGGGCAATCGCCTCACAGGCGTTCGCCAAACGCTTTTCAGGAATGACGCTTGATGAGGCCGGCGCACCCGCCTATGAGTGGCTCACGCGCGATCTATTGCCCGCGTTGCTCGGGTTCATCGGGAAGGCGAAGGGGCAGGCCTACAGCCTTCACGCCGCGATCTATGAAGTGAAGTGGCCGGAAGTGTTAGCGGCATTCAAGGCGGCCGCCGCTTCCGGCGCGGACGTCAAGATCATCTATCATGGGAACGATGACGAGACCGGATCGGACAACGGCAAAGAAATCGCGACGGCGAAAATTACATCCCTGTGTGTTCCACGCGTGAACGCCAAGCTGATGCACAATAAATTTATCGTGCTGAGCAAGAACGGCACACCGATTTCTGTGTGGACCGGTTCGACCAACTTCAGCCGGAATGCATTGTATGGTCAGCTCAACGTCGGGCATGCGATTCACGATAAGACTTTGGCTAAGCGGTTTCTCGCCTACTGGACGGAGCTCCACGGCGACCCGGAATCGAACGAGCTGAAGGACTGGGCCGGGTCGGAAAATGCCTTGCCTCCGCCTGACGATTCCGACTCACTGACGCCGATCTTCTCTCCCCATCGCGGACGCGACGTATTTGATTGGTGGATCGATCTGGCACGCGCGCCCAAGCCGCTATTCATGACGTTCCCGTTCGGCATCGTCGCAGACTTCCGTCCTGTGTTTGACCGGAACGACGGAGTGCTGCGATTCGCCTTGTTGGATAAATACGTCAATGGCGGCAATGCGGCCTCGCGAGCCGCTGCAATTGCCGAGATCGAGCGCATCCGGCGCCACGAGAACATCGGCATGGCAGTCGGGCATCGCCTCTTTGTGGACTGGGTCGATGGCTGGCATCAGGAGGGCCCGGGGATCGGCGTCAATGTGAACTGGGTGCATACCAAGTTTATGCTGATCGACCCGCTCGGCAAGAAGCCTGTCACCCTTACCGGTTCAGCGAATTTCAGCGAGGCCAGCGTCAATACCAACGATGAAAATATGGTCCTCATTCGAGGCGATGCCCGTGTCGCGGATATCTACTTCGGCGAATTCATGCGCGTGTTTGCCCATCATCGCTTTCGTGAATCGGTGAAACGGTACATCGACCGGTATGGCGCAGCGGCGTTCAACACGTGGAAGCCGCAAGATTTGTTTGAGGACTGGCGGAAGTGGGTGCCGGGGCATTTCAAGAAGAACTCAGAGTATGACCTCAAGCGGCGGTATTTTGTGGGGAGCTAG
- a CDS encoding YnfA family protein: MLELKTVALFVATAIAEIVGCYLPYLWLKKDAPIWLLIPAAASLAAFVWLLTLHPLAAGRVYAAYGGVYVSVAILWLWFVDAVRPSPWDWLGVAICLCGMAIIMFAPRQLSP; the protein is encoded by the coding sequence ATGCTGGAGCTCAAAACCGTCGCGCTGTTTGTAGCCACGGCCATCGCTGAGATCGTCGGGTGCTATCTTCCCTATTTATGGCTGAAGAAAGACGCGCCGATCTGGCTGTTGATTCCGGCTGCGGCGAGCCTGGCGGCGTTCGTCTGGTTGCTTACGCTGCATCCGCTCGCGGCCGGGCGTGTCTATGCGGCCTACGGTGGGGTGTATGTGTCGGTCGCCATCCTGTGGCTGTGGTTCGTTGACGCGGTGCGACCTTCTCCCTGGGATTGGCTTGGTGTCGCGATCTGTCTCTGCGGCATGGCGATCATCATGTTTGCGCCACGCCAGCTCTCACCCTAG
- a CDS encoding RnfABCDGE type electron transport complex subunit D — MNQHRLQTHLSTLDPRLYQIASLSTLLLYGVIWLRFDVSLFQIAITIGAALLTQYAGTRYVNLSTFDPKSPLISSLSLCLLLRTDHLEVAALAAVVAIGSKFVIRGKDKHVFNPTNLALVVMLAGGLGWISSGQWGQVAWFGFLIACLGSLVVTRAARADVTLAFLSFYVGLLFARAIWLGDPLTIPLHQLESGALLIFAFFMISDPKTTPDSRTGRIIYALLVTLTALYVQFGLFRPNASLWGLIACAPLVPLIDRLLPAVRYDWSRPTTGESPEPLAPILSLHPQRRFS, encoded by the coding sequence ATGAACCAGCATCGACTCCAGACACATCTTTCAACACTCGATCCCCGCCTGTATCAGATCGCCAGTCTGAGCACGCTGCTCCTGTATGGTGTGATCTGGCTGCGCTTCGATGTATCCCTCTTCCAAATCGCGATCACGATCGGCGCTGCACTGCTCACACAATATGCAGGCACACGCTACGTCAACCTATCGACATTCGACCCCAAGAGCCCGCTGATTTCCTCCCTCTCACTCTGCCTGCTCCTCCGCACGGATCATCTCGAAGTCGCCGCGCTGGCCGCCGTCGTTGCTATCGGCAGTAAGTTCGTCATCCGTGGGAAAGACAAGCATGTCTTCAATCCGACCAATCTGGCGTTGGTCGTCATGCTTGCCGGCGGGCTCGGCTGGATTTCATCGGGGCAATGGGGACAGGTCGCCTGGTTCGGCTTTCTCATCGCGTGCCTCGGTTCACTCGTGGTCACCCGCGCCGCGCGGGCGGATGTGACCCTCGCCTTTCTTTCCTTCTATGTCGGCCTGTTATTTGCGCGGGCCATCTGGCTGGGCGATCCGCTCACGATTCCGCTGCATCAGCTCGAAAGCGGCGCGCTGCTCATCTTTGCCTTCTTCATGATCTCTGATCCAAAAACGACGCCGGATTCCAGAACCGGACGGATCATCTACGCCCTGCTCGTCACGCTGACGGCTCTCTATGTGCAGTTCGGGTTATTTCGTCCCAACGCCTCCCTCTGGGGATTAATCGCCTGCGCGCCGCTCGTGCCATTGATTGACCGGCTACTTCCCGCGGTCCGCTACGACTGGTCCCGGCCCACAACCGGAGAGTCGCCTGAGCCTCTGGCTCCCATCCTATCGCTTCACCCACAAAGGAGGTTTTCATGA
- a CDS encoding 6-phosphofructokinase, with amino-acid sequence MQSTTDSLDFVTIEGLLAYGEQFARRPAIDGVSAPPAPASSNDRAARARQAMASIKDFVARARAGFPRADAYRSARQAVIDDACAGDPLVFFAAWNRLLAEGALHPLMRAPIGSVLKPTQRRPVAIVPRAQLTPQLADGRIVLDLGDDRFWLLPRELSGRTLLFTMRHGISRVESKTHRVGRRLANQLDVERGVPRADVVGAALARMVGVVGQQLDFLHLSNYLEPRGFLHFISRSPNTRQLFERVRAALARDPLPPTEAVYAPALESSDFGWITGVEKTVEVQELAAAFGVEVSTAKRLIKDPLYCYPGGNSFFDLYVDVIDGLHQLGAAHAGQAACLYTHSSTLRALMIYLDARPFHEAFTEFSDYKESQDNVVLLTFEKGHLSGYSTAVGLSERERASRDSWMAVERVRKDRVTLKPRQIKRIVALVSGGDFAGAGAALKELRVQAYRFGLEVHFVRHGFLGLANNWIEPVTEEDTRGMSSHASSPIGSSRFEDFKDELVQRAAVGHLAPFLEDAALVVLGGDGSFRGARAIYEGFGVQVVGIPGTIDNNLEGTISLGYHSAMALADQSIESLKATSAAMGSVFFVEVMGAGSGHLALACAYQARAEGLLVNEHPDPDAYIDEVILGTLKRTLGVPNKSHLFVVAERTPHRHHREGGVHGLVDYVAGAIGGWAQRHAKPGQYPLTLATKATILGHTLRGAPPTPEDKAIAQHLAYETVHRLVERPEDVVGCMMAYRERGAIDAIPLHAVSPKQFDWDLFARMHGTELRNGPP; translated from the coding sequence ATGCAGAGTACCACAGATTCGCTTGATTTCGTGACGATTGAAGGCCTGCTGGCCTATGGAGAGCAGTTCGCGCGCCGCCCGGCGATCGACGGCGTGTCGGCGCCGCCCGCTCCGGCTTCGTCGAACGACCGTGCCGCGCGAGCGCGCCAGGCGATGGCGTCGATCAAGGATTTTGTCGCCCGCGCTCGCGCGGGATTTCCCAGAGCTGACGCCTATCGGTCGGCCAGGCAAGCCGTGATCGATGACGCCTGCGCCGGCGATCCGCTGGTATTTTTTGCCGCCTGGAACCGGTTGCTCGCGGAAGGCGCGCTTCACCCCTTGATGCGGGCGCCGATCGGATCGGTGTTGAAGCCGACTCAGCGGCGTCCGGTGGCGATCGTGCCGCGTGCGCAGCTCACGCCGCAGCTGGCGGATGGACGTATCGTGCTCGATTTGGGCGATGATCGATTCTGGCTCCTGCCGCGTGAATTGTCCGGCCGCACGCTGCTCTTTACCATGCGCCACGGCATTTCCCGCGTCGAGAGTAAAACCCATCGGGTCGGTCGCCGGTTGGCGAATCAATTGGATGTTGAACGGGGCGTGCCGCGGGCTGACGTCGTGGGGGCCGCGCTGGCCCGGATGGTCGGCGTGGTCGGGCAGCAGCTGGATTTTCTCCATTTGTCGAATTACCTGGAGCCGCGCGGGTTTCTCCACTTCATCAGCCGGAGTCCCAACACGCGGCAACTCTTTGAGCGCGTGAGGGCTGCGCTGGCCCGTGACCCGCTTCCTCCGACCGAGGCTGTGTATGCGCCCGCTTTGGAGTCGTCGGATTTCGGATGGATCACGGGCGTCGAAAAGACGGTGGAGGTCCAGGAGCTGGCCGCGGCGTTCGGCGTCGAGGTGTCGACCGCGAAACGGCTGATCAAAGATCCGCTGTATTGCTATCCCGGCGGCAATTCGTTTTTCGATCTCTACGTCGATGTGATCGATGGGCTGCACCAATTGGGGGCCGCGCATGCGGGGCAAGCAGCCTGCCTGTACACGCACAGTTCGACGTTGCGGGCCCTCATGATTTATCTGGATGCGCGCCCGTTTCACGAAGCCTTCACGGAGTTCAGCGACTACAAAGAAAGCCAGGACAATGTCGTGCTGCTCACGTTTGAGAAAGGGCACTTGTCGGGCTATTCCACGGCGGTTGGATTATCGGAGCGGGAGCGGGCCTCGCGGGATTCATGGATGGCGGTGGAGCGGGTACGGAAAGACCGGGTGACGCTGAAACCTCGGCAGATCAAGCGGATCGTAGCGCTGGTCTCGGGGGGAGACTTCGCCGGCGCCGGCGCCGCCTTGAAAGAGTTGCGCGTACAGGCGTATCGATTCGGTCTGGAGGTTCATTTCGTCCGGCACGGGTTCCTCGGGCTCGCGAACAATTGGATCGAACCGGTGACCGAAGAAGATACCCGCGGCATGAGCAGCCATGCGAGCAGTCCCATCGGCAGCAGCCGCTTCGAGGACTTTAAAGACGAACTGGTTCAGCGGGCGGCGGTCGGGCACCTCGCGCCCTTCCTAGAAGACGCGGCGTTGGTGGTCCTGGGAGGCGACGGAAGTTTCCGCGGGGCGCGGGCGATTTACGAAGGGTTCGGCGTGCAGGTCGTGGGCATACCCGGAACCATCGACAACAATCTCGAAGGCACCATCTCGCTCGGCTACCATTCAGCCATGGCCCTGGCGGATCAGTCTATTGAGTCGCTCAAGGCGACGAGTGCCGCCATGGGGAGCGTCTTTTTCGTAGAAGTGATGGGCGCGGGGTCGGGACATCTGGCGCTCGCCTGCGCTTATCAAGCGCGGGCTGAGGGCTTATTGGTCAACGAACATCCCGATCCCGATGCCTATATCGATGAGGTGATTCTCGGCACGCTGAAGCGCACGTTGGGAGTGCCCAACAAGAGCCACTTGTTTGTCGTGGCCGAACGAACCCCTCATCGGCATCACCGGGAGGGTGGAGTGCATGGCTTGGTCGACTACGTGGCCGGCGCGATCGGCGGATGGGCTCAGCGTCATGCGAAGCCCGGCCAATATCCATTGACGCTCGCGACCAAGGCTACCATTCTCGGCCACACGTTGCGGGGCGCTCCTCCGACACCGGAAGACAAAGCCATTGCCCAGCATCTGGCCTATGAGACGGTCCATCGTTTAGTGGAGCGCCCGGAGGATGTCGTCGGGTGCATGATGGCGTATCGCGAGCGCGGAGCGATCGACGCGATCCCGCTGCATGCCGTGTCGCCCAAACAGTTTGACTGGGATCTCTTTGCTAGGATGCATGGCACGGAGTTGCGCAACGGGCCGCCGTGA
- the mtnC gene encoding acireductone synthase produces the protein MTIRCVVMDIEGTILPITFVRETLFPYAHHHLDRFLADHRDDGDVRRWLLLCQDTVAQEEGVRPTENQLPDILRRWMTQDRKHTGLKGLQGLIWEEGYRNGAFAPELYDDVTDTLSAWHVGGLQLALYSSGSAQAQHLLLTHTTTGDLTSLFAHYFDTEIGLKADAASYRRIAEQLALPPGTILFLSDIEAELDAATMAGFQAMQIVRPGTKAGTRHPIAARFTDIDLTRVGSANTWPAPR, from the coding sequence ATGACGATCCGCTGCGTGGTCATGGATATCGAAGGGACGATTCTCCCGATCACGTTCGTACGGGAGACGCTGTTCCCCTATGCGCATCACCATCTCGACCGGTTCTTAGCCGATCATCGAGACGATGGCGACGTCCGCCGCTGGCTGCTCCTCTGCCAGGACACCGTGGCGCAGGAAGAGGGCGTCAGGCCCACAGAGAACCAGCTTCCCGACATCCTTCGACGCTGGATGACGCAAGACCGCAAGCACACAGGACTCAAGGGATTACAGGGACTCATCTGGGAAGAAGGCTACCGGAACGGCGCGTTCGCACCGGAACTCTATGACGATGTGACCGACACCCTGTCCGCCTGGCATGTCGGCGGGCTGCAACTCGCTCTCTATTCATCCGGCTCCGCGCAAGCCCAACACCTGCTCCTCACCCATACGACAACAGGCGATCTCACCAGCCTCTTCGCCCATTACTTCGATACGGAAATCGGCCTCAAAGCGGATGCCGCGTCCTATCGTCGCATCGCCGAACAGTTGGCACTCCCACCAGGCACGATATTGTTTCTTTCCGATATCGAAGCCGAACTGGATGCCGCCACTATGGCTGGTTTTCAGGCCATGCAGATTGTCCGTCCCGGCACGAAAGCCGGCACCCGCCATCCGATCGCAGCACGCTTCACCGACATCGACCTCACCCGCGTCGGCTCCGCAAATACTTGGCCAGCACCCCGCTGA
- a CDS encoding sterol desaturase family protein, which yields MATWEVLAPRRPLTASKLCRWGGNLTIVILNTAIARLFFMGGVVAVAAMAQARGWGLLNLIDVPAWLEIAIAIVALDFVIYWQHQVFHYVPILWRFHMMHHSDLDLDVSSGVRFHPVEIVISTMVKAAAVLALGVAPLAVVIFEIVLNATALFNHSNVRMPVSLDRVLRWFVVTPDMHRIHHSVDVRETNSNYGFNVPWWDRLFGTYCAEPALGQLGMKIGLEHLGPPVCLNLFMMLRFPFVAQLGRYAGRAQP from the coding sequence ATGGCCACATGGGAGGTTCTGGCGCCGCGTCGGCCGCTGACGGCCTCGAAGTTGTGCCGGTGGGGCGGCAATCTTACGATCGTGATCTTGAATACGGCGATTGCCCGGCTGTTTTTTATGGGTGGCGTGGTGGCCGTCGCCGCCATGGCGCAAGCACGGGGCTGGGGACTCTTGAATCTGATCGATGTCCCGGCGTGGCTAGAGATTGCGATCGCCATCGTGGCGCTTGACTTCGTCATCTATTGGCAGCATCAAGTCTTCCACTACGTGCCGATTCTCTGGCGGTTTCACATGATGCATCACTCCGACCTGGATTTGGATGTCTCCAGCGGGGTGCGTTTTCATCCGGTCGAAATCGTGATCTCAACGATGGTGAAGGCGGCAGCCGTGCTGGCGCTGGGGGTTGCTCCGTTGGCTGTGGTTATCTTTGAGATCGTGCTGAATGCGACAGCCTTGTTCAATCACAGCAACGTGCGGATGCCCGTGAGTCTTGATCGCGTCCTCCGGTGGTTCGTCGTGACGCCGGACATGCACCGCATCCACCATTCGGTGGATGTGCGTGAAACCAACAGCAACTACGGATTCAACGTGCCCTGGTGGGACCGCCTGTTCGGCACCTATTGCGCGGAACCGGCCTTGGGGCAATTGGGAATGAAGATCGGCCTCGAACATCTCGGCCCCCCGGTCTGTTTGAACCTGTTCATGATGTTGCGGTTCCCGTTCGTGGCTCAGCTTGGGCGCTACGCCGGACGAGCGCAGCCGTGA
- a CDS encoding 1,2-dihydroxy-3-keto-5-methylthiopentene dioxygenase yields the protein MAILQVPDRHTSHTDETEIRRFLNARGIMYDRWPSPATVSSATPDGEVLAAYRDRLTPLMEQGGYRTVDVVTVTGRTPNLDAIRDKFLREHTHDEDEVRMFVEGEGLFWFHLEREEDEVFSLLCQAGDIIAVPANTKHWFDLGKHPAVRAIRIFTDQAGWVPHYTNSHIEEHYQAGA from the coding sequence ATGGCCATACTTCAAGTGCCGGACCGGCATACGTCTCACACGGATGAAACGGAGATCCGGCGCTTTCTCAACGCGCGAGGAATCATGTACGACCGGTGGCCCTCCCCTGCGACGGTTTCGTCGGCCACGCCGGACGGTGAGGTGCTGGCTGCCTACCGAGACCGGCTCACCCCGCTCATGGAACAGGGCGGTTACCGGACGGTCGACGTGGTCACGGTGACCGGCCGGACGCCGAACCTCGACGCGATCCGCGACAAGTTTCTGCGCGAACACACCCACGACGAAGACGAAGTGCGCATGTTTGTCGAAGGCGAAGGCCTGTTCTGGTTCCATCTGGAACGGGAAGAAGACGAAGTGTTTTCCTTGCTCTGCCAAGCCGGTGACATCATTGCGGTCCCGGCCAACACCAAACACTGGTTCGATCTGGGGAAACATCCCGCCGTGCGGGCCATTCGGATCTTCACCGACCAAGCGGGCTGGGTTCCGCACTACACGAATTCCCACATCGAAGAACACTACCAGGCCGGCGCATGA
- a CDS encoding DUF3015 family protein, which produces MRMPVVSVRLEVICLALALSTGCSIKATLNQTTDTTSNVSGTTSSAHGWVSEDGLLKPDHKALALIAASRENMAQNIASGSGEYLTAVGTLLGVPESHRTDFDAAVQHRYAQDWPDSHAAPEQWLTQLQLTAQPYRTSH; this is translated from the coding sequence ATGCGCATGCCCGTAGTCTCTGTCCGACTTGAGGTCATCTGCCTTGCGCTTGCCCTTTCCACCGGCTGTTCGATCAAAGCCACGCTCAACCAGACTACCGACACGACGTCAAATGTCAGCGGTACCACTTCATCTGCTCACGGCTGGGTGTCAGAAGACGGGCTGTTGAAGCCCGATCACAAGGCACTCGCCCTGATCGCAGCGAGCCGGGAGAATATGGCGCAGAACATCGCGTCCGGATCCGGCGAGTATCTGACCGCCGTCGGAACATTGCTGGGCGTGCCGGAATCCCATCGCACCGACTTCGACGCCGCAGTCCAACACCGTTACGCTCAAGACTGGCCGGACTCCCATGCGGCCCCCGAACAATGGCTCACGCAGCTCCAACTGACCGCTCAACCCTATCGAACATCTCACTAA
- a CDS encoding DUF2330 domain-containing protein: protein MRRIIIPILTLLIGLFAWNGEASAFCGFYVGKADTKLFNKASEVAIARHNNKTVITMANDFKGDAKEFAMVVPVPTVLEKEQIHVGDPALLKHLADYSAPRLVEYFDENPCRRDDMMQDRMGAMKSMAPAAAEATRKRDQVLGVTVEAQYLVGEYDILILSAKESAGLETWLTENGYKIPSGASAVLHSYLKQNLKFFVAKVNLGEQAKLGLTHLRPLQIAFESPKFMLPIRLGTVNADGAQELFIYFLTKQGRVETTNYRTVRLPEAQEIPLYVKDTFGDFYRDLFTQQVKRESDRGVFLEYAWDMNWCDPCAANPLSADELRGLGVFWQENVGRAGKGFMGQAPNVFLTRLHVRYDAAHFPEDLTFQETPDRSNFQARYILRHPWSGADECTAATAYRQQLRERYEREAQTLATLTGWNIGDIRKQMNLAAVPTVEGKKWYQQLWPN, encoded by the coding sequence ATGAGACGCATCATTATTCCCATACTCACCCTGCTCATCGGCCTGTTCGCCTGGAACGGCGAGGCCTCGGCCTTCTGCGGCTTCTACGTCGGCAAGGCCGATACCAAGTTGTTCAACAAGGCGTCAGAAGTCGCCATCGCGCGCCACAACAACAAGACCGTTATCACCATGGCCAACGACTTTAAGGGCGACGCGAAGGAGTTTGCGATGGTGGTCCCGGTGCCGACCGTCTTGGAGAAGGAACAAATCCACGTCGGCGATCCGGCCCTGCTGAAGCATCTGGCCGACTATTCGGCCCCCCGTCTGGTGGAATACTTCGATGAGAATCCCTGCCGACGCGATGACATGATGCAAGACCGGATGGGCGCCATGAAGAGCATGGCCCCGGCCGCCGCCGAAGCCACACGCAAACGCGATCAGGTTCTGGGCGTGACGGTGGAGGCGCAGTACCTCGTGGGCGAGTACGACATCCTCATTCTTTCGGCGAAGGAAAGCGCCGGACTGGAAACCTGGCTGACGGAGAACGGCTACAAGATTCCCAGCGGAGCGTCAGCCGTGCTCCACAGCTATCTGAAACAGAATCTGAAGTTCTTTGTCGCCAAGGTCAATCTCGGCGAACAGGCCAAGCTCGGCCTCACACACTTGCGGCCGCTCCAGATCGCCTTTGAATCGCCGAAGTTCATGCTGCCGATCCGCCTCGGCACGGTGAACGCCGACGGCGCGCAGGAACTGTTCATCTATTTCCTGACCAAGCAGGGCCGCGTGGAAACGACGAACTATCGGACCGTCCGATTGCCGGAAGCGCAGGAGATCCCGCTCTATGTGAAGGATACATTCGGAGACTTCTATCGCGATCTCTTCACCCAACAAGTGAAGCGTGAGAGTGACCGGGGCGTGTTTCTAGAGTATGCCTGGGACATGAATTGGTGCGACCCCTGCGCGGCGAATCCTCTCTCAGCCGATGAACTGCGCGGGCTGGGTGTGTTCTGGCAGGAGAATGTCGGACGGGCAGGCAAAGGCTTCATGGGGCAAGCCCCCAACGTGTTCCTGACCCGCCTGCACGTTCGCTATGACGCGGCGCACTTCCCTGAAGATCTGACGTTCCAGGAAACCCCGGACCGGTCGAACTTCCAGGCACGCTACATCCTCCGTCATCCCTGGAGCGGCGCGGACGAATGCACGGCTGCGACCGCCTATCGTCAACAACTGCGCGAGCGCTATGAACGGGAAGCGCAAACGCTGGCCACATTGACCGGTTGGAATATCGGCGACATCCGCAAGCAGATGAACCTCGCTGCGGTGCCGACAGTCGAGGGCAAGAAGTGGTACCAGCAATTGTGGCCGAACTAG